In Aegilops tauschii subsp. strangulata cultivar AL8/78 chromosome 3, Aet v6.0, whole genome shotgun sequence, one genomic interval encodes:
- the LOC109773661 gene encoding pentatricopeptide repeat-containing protein At2g03880, mitochondrial-like, whose amino-acid sequence MVVPPGVAYNAAISRCSRAGLHPRALALLHEMRARGLHADEYTLPSALNSAALLRLPADALHSLLLRAGLAAHLHVANALVDAYAKLSRHGAARAVFDEMPRRDVVSWTSLLTGLARSRSHDSALQVFRDMVAAGVGPDEFAVAAALSSCAGATALELGRSVHAAAVRLALDPFLSVGNSLVSMYAKTGSLGEAKMVFDAMRVRCDPITWTALIVGYAQNGRGRESLEIYGEMVRSGCRPDYITFIGLLFACSHAGLVDAGRAHFRSMQADHGIAPGPDHYACMVDLLGRAGRLDEAMDLLNRSTTRLDATVWKALLAACRTHRNAELAEHAAGMVWRLDPTDAVPYVMLSNLYSRAGRWGDVARVRTSMKARGITKEPGCSWVVANGVTHLFYVEDRGHPRAAEIYRKAEEMTERIRGQGYVADTAWALQDEGPEGREKGLAHHSERLAVAFGLLAVPAGAPIRVFKNLRVCGDCHAAIKMVAQAYGREIVLRDANCFHHMKDGACSCGDYW is encoded by the coding sequence ATGGTCGTGCCACCCGGCGTGGCCTACAACGCGGCCATCTCGCGCTGCTCCCGGGCCGGCCTGCACCCGCGCGCGCTCGCCCTGCTCCACGAGATGCGCGCCCGGGGCCTCCACGCCGACGAGTACaccctcccgtccgccctcaacTCCGCCGCGCTCCTCCGGCTCCCCGCCGACGCGCTCCACTCGCTCCTCCTCCGCGCGGGCCTCGCCGCGCACCTCCACGTCGCCAACGCGCTCGTCGACGCCTACGCCAAGCTGTCCCGCCACGGCGCCGCGCGGGccgtgttcgacgaaatgccgcGCCGCGACGTGGTCAGCTGGACCTCCCTCCTCACCGGGCTCGCGCGCTCCCGGTCCCACGACTCGGCCCTGCAGGTCTTCCGCGACATGgtcgccgcgggcgtcggcccggaCGAGTTCGCCGTCGCGGCCGCGCTGAGCTCGTGCGCCGGGGCGACGGCGCTCGAGCTGGGCCGGTCGGTGCACGCCGCCGCGGTCCGGCTCGCGCTCGACCCGTTCCTCTCCGTCGGGAACTCGCTGGTCTCCATGTACGCCAAGACCGGTTCGCTCGGCGAGGCCAAGATGGTCTTCGACGCGATGCGGGTCCGGTGCGACCCCATCACGTGGACGGCGCTGATCGTCGGGTACGCGCAGAACGGCCGTGGCAGGGAGTCGCTGGAGATCTACGGCGAGATGGTCCGGTCCGGGTGCCGGCCGGACTACATCACCTTCATCGGGCTGCTCTTCGCGTGCAGCCACGCCGGCCTGGTCGACGCCGGCCGGGCGCACTTCCGGTCCATGCAGGCCGACCACGGCATCGCGCCCGGGCCGGACCACTACGCGTGCATGGTGGACCTGCTCGGCCGCGCCGGGCGGCTCGACGAGGCCATGGACCTGCTGAACCGGAGCACGACGAGGCTGGACGCCACGGTCTGGAAGGCGCTGCTGGCCGCGTGCCGGACGCACCGGAACGCGGAGCTCGCCGAGCACGCGGCGGGCATGGTGTGGAGGCTCGACCCGACGGACGCCGTGCCGTACGTCATGCTGTCGAACCTGTACTCGCGGGCGGGGAGGTGGGGCGACGTGGCGAGGGTCCGGACGTCGATGAAGGCGAGAGGGATCACCAAGGAGCCCGGGTGCAGCTGGGTCGTGGCCAACGGCGTGACGCACCTGTTCTACGTGGAGGACCGAGGCCACCCGCGTGCCGCCGAGATCTACCGGAAGGCGGAGGAGATGACGGAGAGGATCCGCGGCCAAGGGTACGTGGCGGACACCGCCTGGGCGCTGCAGGACGAGGGGCCGGAGGGGAGGGAGAAGGGCCTGGCGCACCACAGCGAGAGGCTCGCCGTGGCGTTCGGGCTGCTCGCCGTGCCGGCCGGCGCGCCCATCCGCGTGTTCAAGAACCTCCGGGTGTGCGGCGACTGCCACGCCGCGATCAAGATGGTCGCCCAGGCGTACGGCAGGGAGATCGTACTGAGGGACGCCAACTGCTTCCATCACATGAAGGATGGCGCGTGCTCGTGCGGCGACTACTGGTAG